In one Paenibacillus sp. JQZ6Y-1 genomic region, the following are encoded:
- a CDS encoding fatty acid desaturase — protein MSLTKQLKKEVAPFEKVDSRKSIQQLITTLVPLILLWAAAYWSLSISYWLTIPITMVAAGLVIRTFIIFHDCCHGSFFKNKKLNHWIGTITGVITLTPYMQWKQSHSIHHATSSNLDKRGVGDIWTMTVQEYQEATWFTRLSYRLYRNPIILFGIGPIAVFLIQQRFNRRDAKWAERRNTYLINVLIVLLYAALCWLVGWQAFLLIQLPIFYIASMMGIWLFYVQHTFEDSYFEKDDEWSYVQAAVEGSSYYKLPLILQWFTGNIGFHHVHHLSPRVPNYYLEEAHNATPPLQKATTITLKTSLQSLRFRLWDEEGKRFVSFRQYKRNAKQALKHAKAMGDKKTFNAVGIDLK, from the coding sequence ATGTCTTTGACCAAACAACTCAAAAAAGAAGTCGCTCCATTTGAAAAAGTTGATTCTCGTAAAAGTATACAGCAACTAATTACAACATTGGTGCCCTTGATCCTATTATGGGCGGCTGCATACTGGAGCCTGTCCATTTCTTACTGGTTGACTATACCGATTACAATGGTAGCCGCAGGTCTTGTTATTCGTACCTTTATCATTTTCCATGATTGCTGTCATGGTTCATTTTTCAAAAATAAAAAGCTCAATCATTGGATCGGTACGATTACCGGCGTGATTACGCTGACGCCGTATATGCAATGGAAGCAAAGCCATTCCATTCACCACGCAACCAGCAGCAATCTGGATAAACGCGGAGTAGGCGACATCTGGACGATGACTGTTCAGGAATACCAAGAAGCAACATGGTTTACTCGTTTAAGCTATCGTCTGTATCGCAATCCGATTATCCTGTTCGGTATTGGTCCTATCGCTGTATTTTTGATACAACAACGCTTTAACCGCCGCGATGCAAAATGGGCAGAGCGTCGTAACACGTATCTGATTAACGTATTGATCGTATTGCTGTATGCGGCACTGTGCTGGCTCGTGGGCTGGCAGGCTTTCCTGCTGATTCAACTGCCAATCTTCTACATTGCAAGCATGATGGGCATCTGGCTGTTCTATGTACAGCATACCTTTGAAGATTCGTATTTTGAAAAGGACGATGAATGGTCGTATGTACAAGCAGCTGTAGAAGGTAGCTCGTATTACAAACTGCCGCTCATCCTGCAATGGTTCACTGGTAACATTGGGTTCCATCATGTGCATCACTTGAGCCCACGCGTACCGAACTATTATCTGGAAGAAGCGCATAACGCTACACCGCCACTGCAAAAGGCAACAACCATTACACTCAAAACGAGCCTGCAATCGCTACGTTTCCGTCTATGGGATGAAGAGGGTAAACGCTTTGTGAGCTTCCGCCAGTATAAGCGCAATGCCAAGCAAGCTTTGAAGCATGCGAAGGCAATGGGGGATAAGAAAACGTTTAATGCAGTCGGCATCGATCTGAAGTAA
- a CDS encoding SMP-30/gluconolactonase/LRE family protein — protein sequence MIKNKAFITATLAGGLLLLPSTGWAATPAETDMKLQVDGQELALEGYTVNHSLYAPYAAIAKELGADVDWNKQTGTLTLQRGEKQITFTESSTTSSLFQTDGEVLIPVRKAFEAFSYTVSYDSANRWVHVQADDDTQPPVSGSSNDNTVGNDVYGNTTDDSVTSDTYAGLLNVSILTDLKPDQNTGTRIEGVVAYGDNVFTADMDTRELYRIDASTGAAEVLTVLPRTGTGMAMDESGNLYIASGGEEGLIYKINAADLNGDPFDSSKVDTFVSGVAGANGLAFDREGTLYVTGGATGNIYAVTPEGQLSTYASGLTAERPQQAIVVNGIAVGTDGYLYVANTSSGEVHRFTVDEDGAVGQSQSIAKSELLYGADGLTIGPDGNLYIAANERNAIVRVTLDGTVTDIARNDNSGPLEFPASLSFIGNTLYISNFDQPRGSNNPNTPGIGSSIAKLELE from the coding sequence ATGATCAAAAACAAAGCATTTATTACCGCTACACTGGCTGGTGGGTTACTGCTGTTACCATCTACGGGGTGGGCAGCGACACCAGCAGAAACAGATATGAAGCTACAGGTCGATGGACAGGAGCTAGCATTGGAAGGATATACGGTGAATCACAGCTTGTATGCTCCGTATGCGGCGATCGCCAAGGAGCTTGGTGCAGATGTGGATTGGAATAAACAGACAGGAACATTAACGTTGCAGCGCGGAGAGAAACAGATTACCTTTACCGAGAGCAGTACGACCTCCTCTTTATTTCAGACCGATGGTGAGGTACTCATTCCCGTACGTAAAGCATTTGAGGCATTCAGCTATACCGTTTCGTATGATTCGGCGAATAGATGGGTTCATGTGCAAGCGGATGACGATACGCAGCCGCCAGTATCAGGTAGCTCCAACGATAATACGGTAGGTAATGATGTGTATGGTAACACTACAGACGATAGTGTAACTTCTGACACATACGCGGGACTGCTAAACGTATCGATATTGACGGATTTGAAGCCGGATCAGAATACAGGAACACGGATTGAAGGTGTTGTTGCCTATGGGGATAATGTATTTACTGCTGATATGGATACACGCGAGTTGTATCGCATAGATGCTAGTACGGGTGCAGCAGAGGTGCTGACCGTACTGCCACGAACGGGGACTGGTATGGCAATGGATGAGAGCGGCAATCTGTATATTGCCAGCGGTGGTGAAGAAGGTCTAATTTACAAAATAAACGCTGCTGATCTGAACGGTGATCCATTTGACAGTTCTAAGGTGGATACCTTCGTCAGCGGTGTAGCGGGTGCGAATGGACTGGCATTTGACCGCGAAGGAACACTGTACGTAACGGGTGGCGCAACGGGCAATATCTATGCGGTCACACCGGAGGGACAGTTGAGCACGTACGCCAGCGGCTTAACCGCAGAACGACCGCAGCAGGCAATCGTTGTAAATGGGATCGCTGTCGGTACAGATGGGTATCTATATGTTGCGAATACAAGTTCTGGAGAGGTGCATCGCTTTACGGTGGACGAGGATGGTGCAGTGGGTCAATCGCAATCGATTGCTAAGAGTGAGCTGTTATACGGTGCCGATGGTCTGACGATTGGACCGGATGGTAACCTGTATATTGCCGCTAATGAACGCAATGCGATTGTGCGGGTTACACTGGATGGCACGGTAACCGATATTGCACGCAATGATAATAGCGGTCCACTGGAGTTCCCAGCCAGTCTTTCTTTTATAGGAAATACGTTGTACATCAGTAATTTCGATCAGCCGCGCGGTAGTAACAATCCGAATACGCCGGGTATCGGTTCATCTATCGCCAAGCTGGAATTGGAATGA
- a CDS encoding PucR family transcriptional regulator, translating into MSSITVEEAMAVGALARAQIIAGHTGLRNPIEHVTVLEIPDSEEWFKGHELIITAFYNIGDDVQRQLALLDKMKKMHAAALALCYPGLHYHSLSPVVLQRADELHLPIIEIPRDVPYIDIISPVVQEIQKHRSLEIRQMLQIQNYVTEWLAEKLDHTVIIPKIGEILGDPLLLVDEQYRQLASYEVELVYTDTAESIAAHPPDEADDSPFDIVEVIQSAERVYGYLCIRSDEKMPPFKEMLYHSVAVSLALYFAQEDAIQSAARDYQQTVLIHWLNGQEIGQEQLERSLNEAGYDLHSFGGMVILIVQDTAQQQQLHTSIQTAYEKVWHTKGMIITHGQQLVLLLPHPSSPSEQPDEYRHRLDALKAALPVPVIMVYQRIQRDLINEGAAMYRGLLDILHFRRRMPALSDLLCADRLPLFQLLRHMEDDTLQRTIQPLLEPLLQYDRKMNADFLDTLEYFLFYPEQQELPDVLHIHRNTLNYRKQRIIDILKVNPFENPHRIHFEMALLLNKL; encoded by the coding sequence ATGAGCAGTATTACGGTTGAAGAAGCGATGGCAGTCGGAGCGCTCGCGCGCGCCCAGATCATTGCTGGGCATACCGGCTTGCGGAATCCGATTGAGCATGTGACCGTACTGGAAATTCCCGATTCGGAAGAATGGTTTAAAGGGCATGAACTGATTATTACTGCCTTTTATAATATTGGAGACGATGTACAGCGGCAACTCGCTCTGCTGGATAAAATGAAAAAAATGCACGCCGCCGCACTTGCGCTTTGCTATCCCGGTCTGCATTATCATTCGCTATCGCCCGTTGTCTTGCAGCGGGCGGATGAACTGCATCTACCAATCATTGAAATTCCACGCGATGTGCCTTATATCGATATTATCTCGCCAGTCGTACAAGAGATTCAGAAACATCGTTCGCTTGAGATCCGTCAAATGCTGCAAATCCAAAACTACGTAACCGAATGGCTTGCGGAGAAGCTAGATCATACTGTCATCATTCCCAAAATCGGCGAAATTCTTGGTGATCCGTTGCTGCTGGTTGATGAGCAATATCGTCAGCTTGCTAGTTATGAGGTCGAGCTAGTGTATACCGATACCGCCGAATCAATCGCTGCCCATCCACCGGATGAGGCGGATGATTCTCCATTTGATATTGTAGAGGTGATCCAATCTGCCGAGCGAGTATACGGGTATCTGTGTATTCGTAGTGATGAGAAGATGCCGCCATTTAAGGAGATGCTATACCATTCTGTTGCTGTCAGTCTCGCATTGTATTTTGCGCAAGAGGATGCTATTCAGAGTGCGGCGCGTGATTATCAGCAGACCGTGCTTATTCATTGGCTGAATGGGCAAGAGATTGGGCAGGAGCAGCTGGAACGTAGTCTCAATGAAGCCGGGTATGATCTGCATAGCTTTGGCGGGATGGTCATTCTAATCGTGCAAGATACAGCACAACAGCAGCAGCTTCATACATCGATTCAAACAGCCTATGAGAAGGTATGGCATACGAAAGGCATGATTATCACGCATGGTCAGCAGCTAGTACTGTTATTGCCGCATCCATCCAGCCCAAGTGAGCAACCAGACGAGTATAGACATCGGCTTGACGCTTTGAAGGCAGCATTGCCTGTTCCGGTGATCATGGTATATCAGCGTATTCAACGTGATCTGATAAACGAAGGCGCAGCGATGTATCGAGGTCTGCTCGATATTCTTCATTTTCGTCGGCGGATGCCAGCCTTATCTGATCTGTTATGCGCGGACCGCTTGCCGTTATTCCAGCTACTGCGTCATATGGAAGACGATACGTTACAGCGTACGATTCAGCCTTTGTTAGAGCCACTTTTGCAGTATGATCGTAAAATGAATGCCGATTTTCTGGATACGCTGGAGTATTTTCTATTTTACCCAGAGCAGCAGGAGCTTCCTGATGTGCTGCATATTCATCGGAATACGCTCAATTATCGCAAGCAACGTATTATTGATATTTTAAAAGTCAATCCATTTGAGAATCCGCATCGTATTCATTTTGAGATGGCATTGCTGCTGAATAAGCTGTAA
- a CDS encoding alpha/beta hydrolase — protein MAKEKRIVLEPAAQKFADDNSKPPFLYQLGPEKGRETVDEVQSGDIDKPDVDMEDVTLPIGPKGEVAIRILRPKNAPATLPVLLYIHGAGWVFGNSHTHDRLIRELAVGSEVAVVFPEYSRSPENRYPIAIEEIYAVLQWIGEQGTEQGFDTSRIYVGGDSVGGNMTAAMTLLTKERGGPTINKQLLFYPVTDANFDTNSYDQFAEGYFLAREGMKWFWDQYTTDPEERAQLTASPLRATIEQLQGLPEALVITGEADVLRDEGEEYAAKLREAGVKVTEARFGGIIHDFMMLNVLKDTQAKKGALILANAFLRDGI, from the coding sequence ATGGCTAAAGAAAAACGTATTGTACTAGAACCTGCTGCACAGAAATTCGCTGACGACAACTCGAAACCCCCTTTCCTCTATCAATTGGGACCGGAAAAAGGGCGCGAAACGGTAGATGAAGTACAATCTGGCGATATCGACAAACCTGATGTAGATATGGAAGACGTCACTTTGCCAATCGGTCCGAAAGGCGAGGTCGCCATTCGTATCCTCCGTCCGAAAAATGCACCTGCAACGCTGCCCGTGTTGCTATATATCCACGGCGCAGGCTGGGTATTCGGTAACTCTCATACGCATGACCGCCTGATTCGTGAATTGGCTGTTGGTAGTGAAGTTGCTGTGGTATTCCCGGAATATAGCCGTTCTCCAGAAAACCGCTACCCTATCGCGATTGAGGAAATCTATGCTGTATTGCAATGGATTGGTGAACAAGGTACAGAGCAAGGCTTCGATACTTCCCGCATCTACGTTGGCGGTGACAGCGTAGGCGGTAACATGACTGCTGCCATGACGCTGTTGACTAAAGAACGTGGCGGTCCAACAATCAACAAACAATTGCTGTTCTATCCAGTAACGGATGCGAACTTTGATACGAACTCCTATGATCAATTTGCTGAAGGTTATTTCCTAGCACGCGAAGGTATGAAATGGTTCTGGGATCAGTACACAACCGATCCAGAAGAGCGTGCTCAACTGACTGCGTCCCCACTGCGTGCAACAATAGAGCAGCTGCAAGGTCTGCCAGAAGCACTTGTCATTACAGGTGAAGCCGATGTACTGCGTGACGAAGGTGAAGAATATGCAGCCAAGTTGCGTGAAGCAGGCGTGAAAGTAACCGAAGCTCGCTTTGGCGGTATTATCCATGACTTTATGATGCTGAATGTATTGAAAGATACACAAGCGAAAAAAGGCGCATTGATTCTGGCAAATGCCTTCCTGCGCGACGGTATCTAA
- a CDS encoding purine-cytosine permease family protein — translation MSQNGNADDYSLARVPADRRESMFSIMLVRIGALTCISQFLIGAALGYGMTLWDAFWATMFGSVILQVVSALLGIAGAREGMSTSLLARWSGFGQYGSSIIGLIFAISLTGWFGVQNSVFAEGIDGVTGGKLGFVLASIITGIGTTLLVYFGFKWISWTAKITVPLFLIVMGVGVYQVLKNHSIVELATMAPPGTALTIGAATTMVAGGFIVGCVTTPDMTRFAKSGRDVIWITLVGTFLGEFGVNLIAVLMAHAVGSADIMSIVMQLTGLLGGAIVAFATLKINDINLYSSSLGITNFLSTLFNVNMNRGVLTLILGVLGTVLSIVGILDKFTSFLIILGVAIPPIAGIMAIDYYLLKRFRPELDASRELGTLPETCEKINPVAIFSWLIGFASGMFITWGVQALTSIIVSSIVYYVGMKLLAPKKVLGLTKG, via the coding sequence ATGAGTCAAAATGGAAATGCGGATGATTATTCACTAGCAAGAGTGCCTGCTGACCGCAGAGAGTCGATGTTTAGTATTATGCTCGTCAGAATCGGGGCGCTCACCTGTATTTCGCAATTTCTGATTGGTGCGGCGCTTGGCTACGGTATGACGTTATGGGACGCATTTTGGGCAACGATGTTCGGGAGTGTTATTTTGCAGGTGGTATCGGCATTACTTGGAATCGCTGGTGCAAGAGAAGGCATGTCCACCAGTCTACTGGCGCGCTGGTCGGGATTCGGGCAGTATGGTTCTAGCATTATTGGGCTGATCTTCGCCATTTCTTTGACGGGATGGTTTGGTGTACAAAATTCAGTCTTCGCCGAAGGCATTGATGGAGTAACCGGAGGCAAGCTGGGCTTCGTTCTAGCTTCGATTATTACGGGGATTGGTACCACCTTGCTCGTGTATTTTGGCTTCAAATGGATTAGCTGGACAGCGAAGATCACTGTTCCTCTATTCTTAATTGTTATGGGTGTTGGTGTGTATCAAGTATTGAAGAATCACTCCATCGTCGAGCTGGCAACAATGGCTCCACCGGGAACGGCATTGACCATTGGCGCGGCGACTACGATGGTAGCGGGTGGCTTTATCGTCGGCTGTGTCACTACACCGGATATGACGCGCTTCGCCAAGTCGGGACGGGATGTTATCTGGATTACGCTGGTAGGTACCTTCCTCGGCGAATTTGGGGTCAATTTAATTGCAGTACTGATGGCGCATGCAGTGGGCAGTGCAGATATTATGTCGATTGTTATGCAACTGACCGGATTGCTCGGCGGCGCGATTGTTGCTTTTGCTACATTGAAAATTAACGATATTAACCTGTACTCCTCTTCACTAGGGATTACGAACTTCCTGAGTACGCTGTTCAATGTCAATATGAACCGCGGGGTGCTAACACTGATTCTCGGGGTGCTTGGAACGGTGTTGTCGATTGTCGGTATTCTGGACAAATTCACTTCGTTCCTGATCATTCTAGGTGTTGCCATTCCGCCAATCGCTGGCATTATGGCGATTGATTATTACCTGCTCAAGCGTTTCCGACCAGAGCTAGATGCGTCGCGTGAGCTAGGAACATTACCGGAAACCTGCGAGAAAATCAATCCTGTTGCGATCTTTTCATGGCTGATTGGCTTTGCTTCAGGCATGTTCATTACGTGGGGCGTGCAGGCGCTGACTTCGATTATCGTCAGCTCGATTGTATATTATGTCGGTATGAAGCTATTGGCTCCCAAAAAGGTACTGGGCTTGACCAAAGGATAG
- a CDS encoding DUF917 domain-containing protein, whose translation MRWITEEDIENLAVGAALLGTGGGGDPYLGKLMVQKCIRENGPIQMLHPDELPDDAWVIPTAMMGAPTIMMEKIPNGDEALKSMRLLEEQAGVQAFATMPIECGGLNSTVPFVVASKAGIPLVDADGMGRAFPELQMETFHIYGIHGTPMALHNERGDRVLLETMDNYMLEYISRGIAIRMGGAAHVAEYMMNGADVKRTAIHGTMTLCMELGRAIRESQISKRDPIEAIQEVTRQSIYGEAIVIFRGKITDIERQSTDGFVRGKALVSGLGEYEGKELRVDFQNENLCALMDGEMQAMVPDLITFLDQETGMPITTESIKYGFRVICLAIPTPDIMRSAAALEVWGPRYFGYDTDYEPVEHIQQRRREQHV comes from the coding sequence ATGCGATGGATCACAGAGGAAGATATTGAGAATCTAGCAGTTGGCGCGGCGCTGCTTGGTACAGGCGGTGGCGGGGACCCGTATCTTGGCAAACTGATGGTGCAAAAATGTATTCGGGAGAATGGACCGATTCAGATGCTGCATCCTGACGAATTACCCGACGACGCTTGGGTGATTCCAACCGCGATGATGGGTGCGCCAACGATTATGATGGAGAAGATTCCGAATGGCGATGAAGCGCTGAAGTCGATGCGTTTGTTGGAGGAACAGGCAGGTGTTCAAGCCTTTGCAACGATGCCGATTGAATGCGGCGGCTTGAATTCAACAGTACCGTTCGTCGTCGCGTCCAAAGCTGGTATTCCACTTGTGGATGCAGACGGCATGGGACGAGCCTTTCCTGAGCTGCAAATGGAAACCTTCCATATCTACGGCATTCACGGTACACCGATGGCACTGCATAATGAACGCGGCGATCGGGTACTGCTGGAAACGATGGACAACTATATGCTCGAATATATCTCGCGTGGCATTGCGATACGGATGGGCGGAGCGGCTCATGTAGCGGAATACATGATGAATGGGGCGGATGTGAAGCGTACCGCTATTCATGGCACGATGACCCTGTGTATGGAACTAGGGCGCGCCATCCGCGAATCACAGATCAGCAAGCGTGATCCAATCGAAGCCATTCAAGAGGTCACTCGGCAGTCAATCTACGGCGAAGCGATTGTGATTTTCCGTGGGAAAATCACCGATATTGAGCGTCAATCAACCGATGGCTTTGTACGCGGCAAGGCGCTTGTATCTGGACTGGGCGAATATGAAGGCAAAGAGCTGCGAGTGGACTTTCAAAACGAAAACCTATGCGCACTGATGGATGGGGAGATGCAAGCAATGGTGCCGGATCTGATTACCTTTTTGGATCAGGAAACAGGCATGCCGATTACGACCGAATCGATCAAATACGGCTTCCGTGTGATTTGCCTTGCTATTCCCACACCGGATATTATGCGCAGTGCGGCAGCATTAGAAGTATGGGGACCACGATATTTTGGCTATGATACTGACTATGAGCCGGTTGAACATATTCAGCAGAGACGGAGGGAACAGCATGTATAA
- a CDS encoding tyrosine-type recombinase/integrase, which produces MNRKRISSMSAAPDTYNRNTAQTYLSIDHEQEEDKVNHHDRARRMNRTAASSPSSRYREEEDAIAEEQDDDDELLSIYSEELEAFQDWMKDAGYTGYTRRSYNHDIHEFLSSHSVYGKPLDELKKRHVLSYLSGARSRGVSDSTRNRKHAAVSCFFKALMEMELASHNPAAGIKKAKTEQNKEPLYLDQSRLTTFLQSVDGKYRTRNLTVFLLMAYMGLRVGEVHLLNVQDYNEERRTLQVFGKGRKWRTLPVPEAVADVLNLCIRERLTPWRDGEHALFISQKGSRLSIRNIQQIAADTFDRFQSDVEPSRRLPYSSHKLRHSFATMLLRQGTDLRTVQELLGHSSIQTTIIYTHVSNREKEAAISQLNVELPKMKGEEDA; this is translated from the coding sequence TTGAACCGAAAACGAATATCGTCTATGTCTGCTGCACCGGATACCTATAATCGGAATACAGCGCAGACCTACCTATCTATAGATCACGAGCAAGAAGAAGACAAGGTTAACCACCATGATCGTGCCCGCCGTATGAATCGTACAGCTGCATCATCACCCTCTTCGCGATACAGAGAAGAGGAGGATGCGATTGCCGAGGAGCAAGATGACGACGATGAATTGCTGTCTATCTACAGCGAGGAGCTGGAAGCCTTTCAGGATTGGATGAAGGACGCGGGATATACTGGCTATACTCGTCGTTCCTATAACCACGATATTCATGAATTTCTGTCATCCCATTCTGTTTATGGTAAGCCATTGGATGAGCTGAAAAAGCGGCATGTGCTCTCATACCTAAGCGGTGCACGTTCGCGCGGAGTAAGTGATTCGACACGTAATCGCAAACACGCAGCAGTCAGCTGTTTTTTTAAGGCATTAATGGAAATGGAGCTAGCTTCGCACAACCCTGCTGCTGGGATCAAAAAAGCGAAAACAGAGCAAAACAAAGAACCGCTATATCTTGATCAGTCACGGCTCACAACATTTTTGCAATCCGTGGATGGCAAGTATCGGACACGCAATCTGACTGTATTTCTGCTCATGGCATATATGGGGCTGCGTGTTGGCGAAGTCCATCTGCTAAATGTACAAGATTACAACGAGGAGCGCCGTACATTGCAGGTGTTTGGTAAAGGTCGCAAATGGCGTACATTACCGGTACCGGAAGCGGTAGCCGATGTGCTAAACCTCTGTATCCGCGAACGTCTCACCCCATGGCGCGATGGCGAGCATGCGCTTTTCATTTCACAAAAGGGGAGTCGGCTATCCATCCGCAATATTCAGCAGATTGCCGCAGATACATTTGACCGATTCCAGAGCGATGTAGAGCCATCGCGCCGACTGCCGTACTCTAGCCATAAGCTGCGACATTCCTTTGCAACGATGCTGCTGCGTCAGGGAACCGACCTACGCACCGTGCAGGAATTGCTCGGTCACTCGTCGATCCAGACGACTATCATTTACACTCACGTCAGCAACCGTGAGAAGGAAGCAGCGATTTCTCAGTTGAATGTAGAATTGCCAAAGATGAAGGGGGAAGAGGATGCTTGA
- a CDS encoding hydantoinase/oxoprolinase family protein: MYKIGIDVGGTNTDAVILDEQQQVIANVKAPTSQDVESGIYDALERLLSQGNIDPGRISSVMLGTTHATNAIIERSRLAKIACVRICLPAGTSVEPMFTWDAELKAAAGDTYYYVHGGCESNGRPLANKTLDRDECMQVLHQIKASGVESLAITSIFSPVLADYEEQFAAWAAEVLGEGFPVTLSSEIGSLGLLERENSAALNAALVRVASAVSNGLEMALKRYGIDARIYFAQNDGTLMTLEYAKKYPILTIGSGPTNSIRGAAELSGLKDCIICDIGGTTTDIGILVNGFPRESSVAVTLGGVRTNFRMPDIVSIGIGGGSIVRQTEQGVTVGPDSVGYHIVRDSIAFGGSILTATDCLLASGQAQIDHPQCDLSRLSVIPEAVWKEALQVIHEKVNTAIDQIKTSAAEVPVVLVGGGAILIPGDIEGASQVIRPPHSGCANALGAAIAQVSGDIDKMFSMTGRKRELVLQEAANEAKQKAIAAGADPDTVELIDLEELPMAYVTSEFVRIKAKAAGSMKIVSAV; the protein is encoded by the coding sequence ATGTATAAAATCGGAATCGATGTCGGCGGAACGAATACGGATGCCGTCATTCTGGACGAACAGCAGCAGGTAATCGCCAATGTCAAAGCACCAACCAGTCAAGACGTCGAATCGGGCATTTATGATGCACTGGAACGCCTGTTATCACAGGGAAATATAGATCCGGGACGTATCTCATCCGTCATGCTGGGAACCACCCATGCAACCAATGCGATCATTGAACGCAGTCGTCTCGCCAAAATCGCTTGTGTACGAATTTGCTTGCCAGCAGGGACATCTGTTGAGCCGATGTTTACATGGGATGCTGAGCTGAAGGCGGCGGCAGGGGATACGTATTATTATGTGCATGGCGGCTGCGAAAGCAACGGTCGTCCGCTGGCTAACAAGACGCTGGATCGTGACGAGTGTATGCAGGTGTTGCATCAGATTAAAGCATCTGGTGTAGAATCGCTGGCGATTACGTCCATCTTCTCTCCTGTATTAGCAGATTACGAGGAGCAATTTGCCGCTTGGGCAGCAGAGGTATTGGGAGAGGGATTTCCAGTAACCCTATCATCTGAGATCGGCAGTCTTGGTCTGCTGGAACGCGAAAATTCCGCCGCACTCAATGCTGCACTGGTTCGCGTCGCATCTGCCGTTTCCAACGGTCTGGAAATGGCGCTCAAGCGCTATGGTATCGATGCACGCATTTATTTTGCCCAAAATGACGGTACGCTAATGACGCTGGAATATGCCAAAAAGTATCCGATTCTGACCATCGGCTCCGGTCCGACCAACAGTATCCGTGGAGCTGCCGAGCTGAGTGGGCTGAAGGATTGCATTATTTGCGATATTGGCGGTACAACAACGGATATTGGTATTCTCGTGAATGGCTTCCCGCGCGAATCAAGTGTGGCGGTTACATTAGGCGGAGTGCGCACCAATTTCCGTATGCCAGATATTGTATCCATCGGTATTGGCGGCGGTAGCATTGTACGTCAGACGGAGCAGGGAGTTACCGTTGGACCTGATAGTGTTGGTTACCATATTGTGCGAGATAGTATTGCTTTTGGAGGTAGCATTTTGACGGCAACCGATTGTTTGTTGGCTTCGGGGCAGGCGCAGATTGACCATCCCCAGTGCGATTTGTCCCGTTTATCCGTCATTCCAGAAGCGGTATGGAAAGAAGCGCTACAGGTTATTCATGAAAAGGTGAATACAGCGATTGATCAGATCAAAACCAGTGCTGCCGAAGTGCCAGTAGTGCTCGTCGGTGGTGGCGCCATTCTGATTCCCGGCGATATTGAAGGTGCATCACAGGTGATTCGACCGCCTCATTCCGGCTGTGCTAATGCACTAGGAGCAGCGATTGCCCAAGTGAGTGGAGACATCGACAAAATGTTCTCCATGACGGGACGGAAACGCGAGCTGGTGCTACAGGAAGCAGCAAATGAAGCGAAGCAAAAAGCCATTGCCGCTGGCGCTGATCCCGATACCGTGGAGCTGATTGATCTGGAAGAGTTGCCAATGGCATACGTGACGTCGGAATTTGTACGAATCAAGGCAAAAGCTGCTGGTTCAATGAAGATCGTGTCAGCTGTGTAA